One Yimella lutea DNA window includes the following coding sequences:
- a CDS encoding MarR family winged helix-turn-helix transcriptional regulator, with amino-acid sequence MHQERITDSTDAHLDVWSAMFSDDDGRDRETEGVLNRVVRLKNESDRRLREVLQNDPLSLDEYMTLHVLVGGQTKGRPRSTPAQLADLAGVSRAGMTGRLDKLERSGLVTRTPDTDDRRSVIVEITAKGREAWERIANRWSGEDVRMLEGLSVEELRELNALLRKAFHTIESRRDS; translated from the coding sequence GTGCACCAAGAACGAATCACCGACTCGACCGACGCCCACCTGGACGTCTGGTCCGCCATGTTCAGCGACGACGACGGGCGTGATCGAGAGACCGAAGGGGTCCTCAACCGAGTCGTGCGCCTGAAGAACGAGTCGGATCGCCGGTTGCGCGAGGTGCTCCAGAACGACCCGCTCTCACTGGATGAGTACATGACGCTGCACGTGCTGGTCGGTGGTCAGACCAAGGGGCGTCCGCGCTCCACCCCAGCCCAACTGGCCGATCTGGCCGGCGTGAGCCGCGCGGGCATGACCGGGCGTCTGGACAAGCTGGAGCGTTCCGGTCTGGTCACCCGCACCCCCGACACCGATGATCGCCGCAGTGTCATCGTCGAGATCACCGCCAAGGGCCGCGAGGCCTGGGAGCGCATCGCCAACCGCTGGTCCGGTGAAGATGTCCGGATGCTCGAGGGCCTGTCGGTCGAGGAACTGCGGGAACTGAACGCACTGCTGCGCAAGGCGTTCCACACCATCGAGAGCCGGCGCGACAGCTGA
- the map gene encoding type I methionyl aminopeptidase, which yields MIELRSAKELEQMRPAGRLVAEVLTALREKADVGVNLLELDALAHKMIRDAGGESCYIDYHPSFGASPFGKVLCTSVNDAVLHGLPHDYVLAEGDLLSVDFAVSIDGWVSDSALSLVVGTPRAQDLRLIETTEKALEAGIAAATVGNKLGDISASIAEVCKAAGYRVNTQFGGHGVGRTMHGEPHVPNDGRPGRGLKLQPGLVIAIEPWLMESTDEIYTDQDGWTLRSADGSRGAHSEHTVAVTQDGPLVLTARG from the coding sequence GTGATAGAACTCCGCTCCGCCAAGGAGCTCGAACAGATGCGTCCGGCCGGTCGGCTCGTCGCTGAGGTGCTCACCGCGCTGCGGGAGAAGGCGGACGTCGGCGTCAACCTGCTCGAACTGGATGCGTTGGCGCACAAGATGATTCGGGACGCCGGGGGAGAGTCGTGCTATATCGACTACCACCCGAGCTTCGGGGCGAGCCCGTTCGGCAAGGTGCTGTGCACCAGCGTCAACGATGCGGTGCTGCACGGTCTGCCGCACGACTACGTCCTGGCCGAGGGTGACCTGCTCAGCGTCGACTTCGCGGTGTCGATCGACGGGTGGGTGTCGGACTCGGCGCTGTCGCTGGTCGTCGGCACGCCCCGAGCACAGGACCTTCGTCTGATCGAGACGACCGAGAAGGCGCTCGAAGCCGGCATTGCAGCGGCGACTGTGGGTAACAAGCTCGGCGACATTTCTGCGTCCATCGCGGAGGTTTGCAAGGCAGCCGGCTACCGGGTGAACACTCAGTTCGGTGGACACGGTGTCGGCCGCACGATGCACGGCGAACCGCACGTGCCCAACGACGGTCGGCCCGGTCGCGGACTCAAGCTGCAGCCGGGGCTGGTGATCGCGATCGAACCATGGCTGATGGAGTCGACCGACGAGATCTATACCGATCAGGACGGCTGGACGTTGCGCAGTGCCGATGGTTCGCGGGGCGCGCACAGCGAGCACACCGTTGCGGTCACGCAGGACGGCCCACTGGTGCTGACCGCCCGGGGCTGA
- a CDS encoding M3 family metallopeptidase has protein sequence MTSTPLALPTDDALDWLTDRCDGALDDAKTLVERLKDGSVKDVLATWNAVQIELGNAAAASSLFSEVHPDAGVRDAADEAMQRVDAYSTELGLDSELFAVLDAADPGGDPDAQRLLELTRRDFRRAGVDKSEADRERLRQLAQEVLKAGQEFGKNIRDGVRSITVAPEQLAGMPQDWLDAHPAGPDGTVTVTTDYPDSVPLMTFCADRTVRQAMTHERSNIAWPANDAVLQRLFALRQEHAELLGYANWADFDAEVKMIGEGKEIRTFIDKITDAANDRALADKQTLLDRLHQDHPDVEDVTAVDTAYYSELVRKEQHDVDAQLTRTYFRFDRVRQGLLDVTGRLFGLEWKAVPEATVWHADVTGYDVLKDGERIGRIYLDLHPREGKFKHAAQFTLVSGVDGVQLPEGVLVCNFSRGLMEHDEVVTLFHEFGHLVHHVVGGQAQQWNRFSGVATEWDFVEAPSQMLEEWAWDASVLATFATNDEGEPIPADLVARMKEADEFGKGFMARTQMFYAAVSLGLHVDRPEDMTSYLQQTQRKYSVFPPLPDNHFHCSFGHLDGYGSGYYTYMWSLVIAKDMFSAFDAGDLFDQDVATRYRETVLGMGGRKDAAELVRDFLGRDYTFDAYADWLEK, from the coding sequence GTGACTTCGACTCCGCTTGCCCTGCCCACCGACGACGCTCTCGACTGGCTGACCGACCGCTGCGACGGTGCTCTGGATGACGCCAAGACCCTCGTCGAGCGACTGAAGGACGGCTCGGTCAAGGACGTGCTCGCGACCTGGAACGCGGTGCAGATCGAGCTCGGTAACGCTGCGGCCGCATCGTCCTTGTTCTCCGAGGTGCACCCGGACGCGGGCGTACGTGACGCCGCCGACGAGGCGATGCAACGCGTCGACGCATACTCCACGGAGCTCGGTCTCGACAGCGAACTGTTCGCGGTGCTCGACGCGGCTGATCCGGGCGGCGACCCCGACGCCCAGCGCCTGCTCGAACTCACCCGGCGCGACTTCCGCCGCGCAGGCGTCGACAAGTCCGAGGCCGACCGTGAGCGCCTGCGTCAGCTTGCGCAGGAGGTACTGAAGGCCGGGCAGGAGTTCGGCAAGAACATCCGCGACGGCGTCCGCTCCATCACCGTCGCACCGGAGCAGCTCGCCGGTATGCCGCAGGACTGGCTCGATGCCCACCCGGCAGGTCCGGACGGCACGGTCACGGTCACCACCGACTACCCCGACTCCGTCCCGCTGATGACCTTCTGCGCCGACCGCACCGTTCGTCAGGCAATGACGCACGAGCGCAGCAACATCGCGTGGCCGGCCAATGACGCTGTGCTGCAACGGCTTTTCGCTCTTCGCCAGGAGCACGCCGAACTTCTCGGGTACGCCAACTGGGCCGACTTCGATGCCGAGGTGAAGATGATCGGTGAGGGCAAGGAGATCCGTACCTTCATCGACAAGATCACCGACGCCGCGAACGACCGAGCGCTCGCCGACAAGCAGACCCTGCTCGATCGACTGCACCAGGACCACCCGGACGTCGAGGACGTCACTGCCGTCGACACGGCGTACTACTCGGAATTGGTGCGCAAGGAGCAGCACGACGTCGACGCGCAGCTGACCCGAACCTACTTCCGGTTCGACCGCGTCCGGCAGGGCCTGCTCGACGTGACCGGTCGGTTGTTCGGTCTGGAATGGAAAGCCGTCCCGGAGGCCACCGTGTGGCACGCGGACGTCACCGGCTACGACGTCCTCAAGGACGGCGAACGCATCGGCCGGATCTACCTCGACCTGCACCCGCGCGAGGGCAAGTTCAAGCACGCTGCACAGTTCACGCTGGTGAGTGGTGTCGACGGTGTGCAACTGCCCGAGGGAGTGCTGGTCTGCAACTTCAGCCGCGGGCTCATGGAGCACGACGAGGTCGTCACGCTCTTCCACGAGTTCGGTCACCTCGTTCACCACGTGGTGGGCGGTCAGGCACAGCAGTGGAACCGCTTCTCCGGTGTCGCCACCGAGTGGGACTTCGTCGAAGCACCGAGCCAGATGCTCGAGGAATGGGCTTGGGACGCAAGCGTTCTCGCGACGTTCGCCACCAACGACGAGGGCGAGCCGATCCCGGCCGACCTGGTCGCACGCATGAAGGAAGCCGACGAGTTCGGCAAGGGCTTCATGGCGCGGACGCAGATGTTCTACGCGGCGGTGTCCCTTGGGCTGCACGTCGACCGGCCCGAGGACATGACGTCCTATCTGCAGCAGACGCAGCGCAAGTACTCCGTCTTCCCGCCGTTGCCGGACAACCACTTCCACTGCTCGTTCGGCCACCTCGACGGATATGGCTCGGGTTACTACACCTACATGTGGTCGCTGGTCATCGCCAAGGACATGTTCAGCGCCTTCGATGCCGGCGACCTGTTCGACCAGGACGTCGCGACCCGGTACCGGGAGACGGTGCTCGGCATGGGCGGACGCAAGGACGCTGCTGAACTGGTGCGCGACTTCCTCGGACGCGACTACACCTTCGACGCCTACGCCGATTGGCTCGAAAAGTGA